In Candidatus Delongbacteria bacterium, one DNA window encodes the following:
- a CDS encoding phosphatidylserine decarboxylase, whose product METIKFYDRKNKTLINENPPGESFLKFLYYNPLGKLTLEAIVKRKFLSCIYGILMNLERSKKFIHSFASSNGIDLSEAEKKIESFTSFNDFFYRKLKIEARPIGENLVSPADGKLLAFEKVENYTSFYVKGESFTIYRFLQNNKLAEKFKDGSMLIVRLAPSDYHRYHFPCSGKVGKQYRIKGDYYSVSPLAMKRNLEIFCQNKREYCTIESKEYGQVLYSEIGATMVGSIISTFAENTHVNKGDEKGYFAFGGSSLLLLFEKDKIKFDDDLIENSKNGIETSIRIGETIGRATNC is encoded by the coding sequence ATGGAAACAATAAAATTTTATGACAGAAAAAATAAAACTTTGATCAATGAAAATCCTCCAGGTGAATCCTTTTTGAAATTTTTATACTATAATCCCCTTGGGAAATTGACATTGGAAGCAATTGTTAAAAGAAAATTTTTGTCATGCATATACGGTATCCTAATGAATCTTGAAAGATCAAAAAAGTTCATTCATAGTTTTGCTTCATCAAATGGAATTGATCTTTCTGAGGCTGAAAAAAAAATTGAGAGTTTTACTTCGTTTAATGATTTTTTCTATAGAAAACTAAAAATAGAAGCGAGACCAATTGGAGAAAATTTAGTTTCACCAGCCGATGGGAAATTATTAGCTTTTGAAAAAGTTGAAAACTATACAAGCTTTTACGTAAAAGGAGAATCATTCACAATCTACAGATTTCTTCAAAACAATAAACTTGCTGAAAAATTTAAAGATGGATCTATGTTGATTGTAAGATTAGCCCCATCAGATTACCATAGATATCATTTCCCATGTAGCGGAAAAGTTGGAAAGCAATATAGAATTAAGGGTGATTATTACTCTGTGTCACCACTAGCTATGAAGAGAAATCTTGAAATTTTTTGCCAAAATAAAAGAGAATACTGTACTATTGAAAGCAAAGAATATGGGCAAGTTCTATATTCTGAAATTGGTGCGACAATGGTTGGATCAATTATATCTACTTTTGCTGAAAATACTCATGTAAATAAAGGCGATGAAAAAGGGTATTTTGCTTTTGGAGGGTCTTCACTTCTTTTGCTTTTTGAAAAAGATAAAATCAAATTTGATGATGATCTTATAGAAAACTCTAAAAATGGGATAGAAACTAGCATACGCATTGGAGAAACCATTGGTAGAGCGACTAATTGTTAA